The proteins below are encoded in one region of Aspergillus nidulans FGSC A4 chromosome III:
- a CDS encoding dDENN domain protein (transcript_id=CADANIAT00006111), which translates to MPFPTSSSAAETTSASPLADYFWIAGVDGSEILDTFRKLGDEYRIASSTTAPGPAVTDIIEEDADAEDAHDRFDGLLSRSSSVIGPRGSFQRLSFRSEDADQNANGNANGTHSNRSSMTIKGGGNGSAASPRASQFLGLEEFDFDKALVKFASERETFLSDLSLSAGAITPASRPRSRLRTQKIVSEEPQQSGLLRSSIGSVRRHMSFRDMNSMKRQPSVARQASIRTSRRLSNYNSVIPAPQPLEISPTMHPLKRRFEPVLLDRYPPKGMAEDLKQRANFPDYVPMFAFPNDINIVSSDQRPRSTWHGFVMTSDNGSRLHAVCVIVWIPLNHEAADQLEKCCEEWRKDNMTDEERELAASLGERLAQERAKLSRLLAQLPTVPSGSESREQLEDEISAVEEKIGLMTDLLRPVRHGAASKIEGLTDGDTGFWIPRAYGILGREENMTSFWKEWLKAVVVPMTDNSVQRVPPASPRMGSWQPLERYVMNLCTEAFAPNTSKTQVELAVRELRLFARKEATNELPGSRNTDLYALFRTLSLANIIILFEYALTESRIIFLSSHTSMLYLATRALVDLLFPIPWSGVLIPILPARLIQALEAPCPYIVGIERRYEKVELPSDDFVLVDLDQDIIESTVKPTPLPRHQRRKLHSLLQLAAPHHSRYGVPVGPPAYAIETFPFDAFMSENSSIYTSKAQSTQLSKYVSLNSNAFGQGSVSLTSHPPLIFNAFLHARNEQTASRGYSSKSSDRPGTGSTFKPGSPPSPRDSSPISGHFPPPPATPRNDSGMALQASLREKRSGHFDAASRRSSSFGMDMRQVPRRPSAPFLGHAPNLSVSTLNTDFQSTYAPSVYAQSTVAASTIVPQPAIQPIHNNDGTSWVEGHCLQLQPWDDKAVCTVCDERADENMYKCVSCKTQVHNRCAHQICIVCPAAFYPEQVRAAFVRCFASLFYTYKKYLKPASGDKKKAGLTYSFDMDAFCKSLPSEHAEYIGVLSQTQGFNEFISDRERVNPKARDPRITLFDEIVLSKRNRGRSSIFSGRSTTDFLSDTSNHLWRTASAASFAASRPQQSISGDYTRVVSRAPAKLDTSLMKEPRMIHGAPRVSKTANNARRKPLPKLMNGLAISPP; encoded by the exons ATGCCCTTTCccacatcctcttctgccGCCGAGACGACGTCAGCCAGCCCGCTCGCAGACTACTTCTGGATCGCTGGTGTTGACGGCTCGGAGATTCTCGACACATTCCGCAAGCTAGGCGACGAATACCGAATCGCCAGCAGTACCACTGCGCCCGGCCCCGCGGTCACCGATATCATTGAGGAAGATGCCGACGCCGAAGATGCTCACGATCGCTTCGACGGCCTGCTCTCTCGAAGCTCCTCGGTCATTGGCCCTCGCGGCTCCTTCCAGCGTCTCTCCTTCCGGTCCGAAGATGCAGACCAGAACGCCAATGGCAATGCCAACGGTACGCACAGCAACCGCAGTAGCATGACAATCAAGGGAGGCGGCAACGGCAGTGCTGCGTCACCGCGGGCTTCTCAATTCCTAGGTCTGGAGGAATTCGACTTTGATAAAGCGTTGGTCAAGTTTGCCTCCGAGAGAGAGACGTTTCTGTCGGACCTGAGTCTCAGCGCGGGTGCGATCACACCCGCGTCCCGGCCTCGGTCCAGATTACGCACACAGAAGATCGTGTCCGAGGAGCCACAACAATCTGGTTTACTTCGATCGAGTATCGGAAGCGTGCGACGACATATGTCATTCCGAGACATGAACAGTATGAAGAGGCAGCCGTCGGTTGCGCGCCAAG CATCGATTCGAACCTCGCGACGCCTCAGCAACTACAATTCTGTGATTCCAGCACCCCAGCCGTTGGAAATCTCCCCTACCATGCATCCCCTGAAGCGGAGATTCGAACCCGTCCTTCTCGACCGCTATCCTCCGAAAGGCATGGCCGAAGACCTAAAACAGCGTGCCAACTTTCCCGACTACGTACCCATGTTCGCATTCCCCAACGATATCAATATCGTGTCGTCTGACCAAAGACCGCGGTCGACGTGGCATGGTTTTGTGATGACCAGCGACAATGGGTCTCGCCTGCACGCTGTCTGTGTCATTGTCTGGATCCCGCTAAACCACGAAGCGGCTGATCAGTTAGAAAAATGCTGCGAGGAATGGCGGAAGGATAACATGACAGACGAGGAACGGGAATTGGCAGCAAGCCTGGGAGAACGGTTGGCTCAAGAGAGAGCCAAGCTCTCTCGACTTCTGGCCCAGCTTCCTACGGTGCCATCTGGGTCTGAATCGAGAGAACAATTGGAAGACGAAATCAGCGCGGTCGAGGAGAAGATTGGGCTGATGACCGATCTCCTGCGCCCGGTGCGTCACGGAGCGGCATCCAAGATCGAGGGGCTGACTGATGGCGATACTGGTTTCTGGATTCCTAGAGCCTACGGTATCCTGGGACGGGAGGAGAACATGACCAGCTTTTGGAAGGAGTGGCTGAAGGCGGTAGTTGTTCCCATGACCGACAATAGTGTCCAACGCGTTCCCCCAGCATCGCCCCGCATGGGTTCCTGGCAGCCTCTGGAACGATATGTGATGAACTTGTGCACGGAGGCGTTCGCACCCAACACCTCCAAAACCCAAGTGGAGCTGGCTGTGCGCGAATTACGCTTGTTCGCCCGCAAGGAAGCTACCAATGAGCTGCCCGGATCGCGAAACACTGATTTATACGCCCTGTTCCGGACACTGTCACTGGCTAACATCATAATACTCTTTGAGTATGCTTTGACCGAATCCCGAATCATCTTTTTGTCCTCGCACACGTCCATGTTGTACCTTGCTACTCGGGCTTTGGTAGACCTTTTATTCCCCATTCCTTGGTCGGGTGTGCTAATTCCTATCCTCCCTGCACGACTCATCCAAGCACTGGAAGCGCCTTGCCCGTACATTGTCGGTATTGAGCGGCGGTACGAGAAGGTTGAACTTCCATCTGATGATTTTGTTCTGGTCGACCTTGACCAAGATATCATCGAGAGCACGGTAAAGCCAACCCCACTCCCCCGCCACCAGCGAAGGAAACTCCATTCGCTGCTTCAGCTCGCCGCTCCTCATCACAGCCGGTACGGGGTGCCCGTCGGCCCTCCTGCCTACGCCATCGAGACTTTCCCGTTTGATGCTTTCATGTCTGAAAACTCCTCCATATACACATCCAAGGCGCAGTCCACGCAACTGTCCAAGTACGTCAGTCTCAACTCGAATGCTTTTGGTCAGGGTTCTGTTTCCCTCACCTCACATCCGCCACTTATTTTCAATGCTTTCCTGCACGCGCGCAATGAACAAACAGCGTCGCGTGGGTATTCTTCTAAGAGCTCGGATCGACCGGGCACTGGGTCAACTTTCAAACCCGGATCGCCGCCATCCCCGAGAGATAGTTCTCCCATCTCTGGCCATTTCCCGCCGCCGCCGGCGACCCCGCGCAACGACTCGGGGATGGCGCTTCAAGCATCCCTTCGCGAGAAGCGATCCGGTCACTTTGACGCTGCCTCTCGTCGAAGCTCGTCCTTCGGGATGGACATGCGCCAGGTTCCCAGGCGGCCCAGTGCACCTTTCCTTGGCCACGCTCCAAACCTATCTGTCAGCACGTTGAACACTGATTTCCAGTCCACATATGCCCCTTCGGTCTATGCGCAGTCTACTGTGGCTGCCTCCACCATCGTTCCCCAGCCTGCTATCCAGCCAATTCACAACAATGACGGCACGTCCTGGGTGGAGGGTCATTGCCTGCAGCTCCAACCATGGGACGACAAGGCTGTATGCACAGTCTGCGACGAACGCGCGGACGAGAATATGTATAAATGTGTATCGTGTAAGACGCAAGTCCACAACCGATGCGCCCACCAGATCTGCATCGTTTGCCCAGCGGCATTTTACCCCGAGCAGGTTCGGGCTGCGTTCGTCCGATGCTTTGCCAGCCTGTTCTATACATACAAAAAATATCTTAAACCAGCTAGtggcgacaagaagaaggcaggCCTTACATACAGCTTTGACATGGATGCTTTCTGCAAAAGCTTGCCTAGTGAACATGCTGAATATATCGGTGTTCTATCACAGACTCAGG GTTTCAACGAGTTTATCAGTGATAGGGAACGGGTGAATCCCAAGGCGAGGGACCCAAGGATTACTCTGTTCGACGAGATTGTGCTGTCGAAACGGAACCGAGGCCGGTCGTCCATATTCTCCGGCCGATCGACGACGGACTTTTTGTCTGACACCTCGAATCATCTCTGGAGAACGGCAAGTGCCGCCTCATTTGCCGCGAGCAGGCCGCAGCAAAGTATCTCCGGGGACTACACCCGAGTTGTCTCACGAG CACCCGCAAAGCTCGACACCAGCCTCATGAAGGAACCCCGCATGATTCACGGGGCGCCTCGGGTCTCAAAGACGGCCAACAATGCCCGGCGGAAGCCTCTGCCCAAGCTCATGAATGGTCTTGCCATCTCACCCCCCTAA
- a CDS encoding HAD family hydrolase (transcript_id=CADANIAT00006112) gives MAPKLIIFDFDGTLFDSLSAITTSVQLTFNALLPSYTPTPSDIHRLVSRGAPPEITFMALQPQSPVSVDGVDAFDEETWVRTYRQIYSVHGHPLTKPYPGAKEVLLSLREKGIPLAIISNKAVAAVKSALESHGLGGIINEELIIGEPMFASGKRKPHPEGFTEVLLPRLKSVYGTVGYDEGEVLMVGDTITDILFAKNIGAKACWCRFGQGNREECEKESPESGIDELIDVLGVVDEL, from the coding sequence ATGGCCCCCaaactcatcatcttcgactTCGATGGAACTCTCTTTGACTCCCTATCGGCAATTACCACCTCCGTTCAACTGaccttcaacgccctcctcccctcctaCACCCCAACACCATCCGATATCCACCGGTTGGTCTCCAGAGGCGCACCACCAGAAATCACTTTCATGGCCCTGCAACCCCAGTCTCCAGTATCCGTTGATGGAGTGGACGCCTTTGACGAAGAGACCTGGGTTCGCACATACCGCCAAATATATTCTGTCCACGGCCACCCACTAACGAAGCCGTATCCCGGCGCTAAAGAGGTCCTGCTCTCGCTGCGGGAAAAAGGGATTCCGCTTGCAATCATCAGTAATAAGGCCGTTGCTGCTGTGAAAAGCGCGCTGGAGAGCCATGGTCTTGGCGGGATCATCAATGAAGAGCTGATTATCGGTGAGCCGATGTTTGCGAGTGGGAAGAGAAAGCCGCATCCGGAGGGGTTCACGGAGGTGTTGCTCCCTAGGCTGAAAAGTGTGTATGGGACTGTGGGGTATGACGAGGGAGAGGTGCTTATGGTTGGGGATACGATCACGGATATCCTCTTTGCGAAGAATATCGGCGCAAAGGCTTGCTGGTGCCGGTTTGGGCAGGGCAACCGGGAGGAGTGTGAGAAGGAGAGTCCGGAGTCTGGGATTGATGAGTTGATAGACGTCCTTGGGGTTGTCGATGAGCTGTGA
- a CDS encoding uncharacterized protein (transcript_id=CADANIAT00006113), protein MGKNKGASRALTQEEIWDDFALVQSWDEAVEEYKLYHSIAAKGENVEDVLREAEAAAEAETGPSMSWAQVEKDDDMADVNAADSVQPAAAPAETQGMQARLQTQEAAGSEQVKQEQETAAATGPQAQAPTMPYPAFPQTQDEGLKNLMMAWYYAGYYTALYQEQQQLATVIYRSWQPRLRANQPAPRNQATARNTGPSGMARRHSP, encoded by the exons ATGGGGAAGAACAAGGGTGCCTCTCGGGCCCTGACGCAGGAAGAGATCTGGGATGACTTCGCACTCGTTCAAAGCTGGGATGAAGCCGTCGAGGAATACAAG CTCTACCACAGCATCGCTGCCAAAGGCGAGAATGTTGAAGATGTCCTGAGGGAGGccgaagctgctgctgaggcgGAGACTGGACCATCAATGTCTTGGGCTCAGGTCGAGAAGGATGACGACATGGCTGACGTGAACGCCGCGGATTCAGTTCAGCCGGCTGCCGCTCCAGCTGAGACGCAGGGCATGCAG GCTCGGCTACAGACACAAGAGGCGGCTGGGTCTGAGCAGGTGaaacaagagcaagagacCGCAGCTGCAACTGGGCCTCAAGCACAAGCACCGACCATGCCTTATCCCGCCTTCCCTCAGA CCCAAGATGAAGGGTTGAAAAACCTTATGATGGCATGGTATTATGCTGGGTACTATACTGCCCTGTATCAAGAACAACAAC AATTGGCGACAGTCATCTACCGTTCGTGGCAACCTCGTTTGCGCGCAAATCAGCCAGCGCCGCGCAACCAAGCAACAGCCCGAAACACCGGTCCAAGTGGAATGGCTCGGCGGCAT TCACCTTGA